From the genome of Labrys wisconsinensis, one region includes:
- a CDS encoding sugar-binding transcriptional regulator, which produces MPRPPRDEETILHIARLHHEEGLMQTEIARDLKISEATVSRYLRQAMELGFIEVRVASRAFRNFDLERRLVRRFGLVSAIVIEPRTSAAETRRILGNAAGRALEDLLANGSVIGVSNGETVAAVAAEARRSRSAHIDVVTLIGGVGRAEEATHTGQICRTLADRLGGRSWILPVPAVVDSPALAETLRGMEAFREVFSLFDRMTVAVIGVGALTPESSTFQHGLFTQGHLRGIVARHAAGSICARFYDADGKGLPTDLDACTLSITLEQLATVPHRFAVALGADKVPAIRAGIAGRLINMLGTDAPTAEALLG; this is translated from the coding sequence ATGCCCCGCCCCCCTCGCGACGAAGAGACCATCCTGCATATCGCGCGGCTGCACCACGAGGAGGGGCTGATGCAGACCGAGATCGCCCGGGACCTGAAGATCTCGGAGGCGACCGTCAGCCGCTATCTCAGGCAGGCGATGGAGCTCGGCTTCATCGAGGTGCGCGTCGCTTCGCGCGCCTTCCGCAACTTCGACCTGGAGCGCCGGCTCGTCCGCCGGTTCGGCCTCGTCTCCGCCATCGTCATCGAGCCGCGGACCTCCGCGGCCGAGACGCGCCGGATCCTCGGCAATGCCGCCGGCCGGGCGCTGGAGGATCTCCTCGCCAACGGCTCCGTCATCGGCGTCTCGAACGGCGAGACCGTCGCCGCCGTCGCGGCCGAAGCCCGGCGGTCGCGTTCGGCCCATATCGACGTCGTCACGCTGATCGGCGGCGTCGGGCGGGCGGAGGAGGCGACGCATACCGGCCAGATCTGCCGGACGCTGGCGGACCGTCTCGGCGGCCGCTCCTGGATCCTGCCGGTGCCGGCCGTCGTCGACAGCCCCGCCCTGGCCGAGACGCTGCGCGGGATGGAGGCCTTCCGCGAGGTCTTCTCGCTGTTCGACCGGATGACGGTCGCCGTCATCGGCGTCGGGGCGCTGACGCCGGAATCCTCGACCTTCCAGCACGGCCTGTTCACGCAGGGCCATCTTCGGGGCATCGTCGCGCGCCATGCGGCCGGCTCGATCTGCGCACGTTTCTACGACGCGGACGGCAAGGGCCTGCCGACGGATCTCGATGCCTGCACGCTCTCCATCACCCTGGAGCAGCTCGCCACGGTGCCGCATCGCTTCGCCGTGGCGCTGGGAGCCGACAAGGTCCCGGCGATCCGCGCCGGGATCGCCGGCCGCCTGATCAACATGCTGGGCACGGACGCGCCGACGGCGGAGGCCCTGCTGGGATGA
- a CDS encoding SDR family NAD(P)-dependent oxidoreductase, with amino-acid sequence MSYLKKYDLTGKVAVVTGAGRGIGLAACEALEEAGAHVVMTDLDEERVRTACAGLAARGARVEAAQLDVADRAAVERLHDDLLARHGRMDILVNNAGIALSNTPAETMTDERWLKVLDVNLNGLFWCSRTFGRSMLAAGSGSIVNIGSMSGFIVNKPQEQAHYNASKAAVHHLTKSLAAEWASRGVRVNAVAPTYIDTELNALVRDDPAMYAAWIGNTPMARLGRVDEVASAILFLACDASSLLTGSIVQVDGGYTCW; translated from the coding sequence ATGTCCTATCTGAAGAAATACGATCTGACCGGCAAGGTCGCCGTGGTGACCGGCGCCGGTCGCGGCATCGGGCTCGCCGCCTGCGAGGCGCTCGAGGAAGCCGGCGCCCATGTGGTGATGACCGACCTCGACGAGGAGCGGGTCCGGACGGCCTGCGCCGGCCTCGCCGCCCGCGGCGCTCGTGTCGAGGCCGCCCAGCTCGACGTCGCCGATCGCGCCGCCGTCGAGCGGCTGCACGACGACCTCCTCGCCCGGCACGGCCGCATGGATATCCTCGTCAACAATGCCGGCATCGCCCTCAGCAACACGCCGGCGGAGACCATGACCGACGAGCGCTGGCTCAAGGTCCTCGACGTCAACCTGAACGGCCTGTTCTGGTGCTCGCGCACCTTCGGGCGGTCGATGCTGGCGGCGGGCAGCGGCTCGATCGTCAATATCGGCTCGATGTCCGGCTTCATCGTCAACAAGCCGCAGGAGCAGGCGCACTACAACGCCTCCAAGGCGGCCGTCCACCACCTCACCAAGTCGCTGGCGGCCGAATGGGCGAGCCGGGGCGTGCGCGTCAACGCGGTGGCGCCGACCTATATCGACACCGAGCTCAACGCCCTCGTCCGGGACGACCCGGCGATGTATGCGGCCTGGATCGGCAACACGCCGATGGCGCGCCTCGGCCGCGTCGACGAGGTCGCCTCGGCCATCCTCTTCCTCGCCTGCGACGCCTCGAGCCTGCTGACAGGCTCGATCGTGCAGGTGGACGGCGGCTACACCTGCTGGTGA
- a CDS encoding substrate-binding domain-containing protein, producing the protein MTSPNKIAAALLAGVVTSLTGAAAQAADCKIGISMSTLNAPYYAAQEAAVRDEGKKLGCDVLSSDGQRDMNKQISDIEDMVARKVSLLLVNPQDPEGLVPAVNAASAAGIKVVVIDADLNPKANFVTHVQSSNVENGELVGRWLAKTLGGKPATVAIISGNQGNPGGENRRMGVVRGYVEGQLAGSGVAKLNIVAQGWGGWTSEGGVSAMEDIITAHPDVNVVIGENDSMVLGARRALEAAHKLDGVLLLAAADGQKEALALIKEGKYGATGLNDPDLIGRTGVEIGMKSVKGELPAEFPKHYLIKPEVISKENVDRYYRPDSVF; encoded by the coding sequence ATGACATCGCCGAACAAGATCGCCGCCGCCCTGCTGGCCGGCGTCGTGACCAGCCTGACCGGTGCCGCCGCCCAGGCTGCCGACTGCAAGATCGGCATCTCCATGTCGACGCTCAACGCGCCCTATTACGCGGCGCAGGAAGCCGCCGTGCGCGACGAGGGCAAGAAGCTCGGCTGCGACGTCCTGTCCTCCGACGGGCAGCGCGACATGAACAAGCAGATTTCCGACATCGAGGACATGGTCGCCCGCAAGGTTTCCCTGCTGCTCGTCAACCCGCAGGATCCCGAAGGCCTCGTCCCCGCCGTCAACGCCGCGTCGGCGGCGGGCATCAAGGTCGTCGTCATCGACGCCGACCTCAATCCCAAGGCCAATTTCGTCACCCACGTGCAGTCCTCGAATGTCGAGAACGGCGAGCTGGTCGGCAGATGGCTGGCGAAGACGCTGGGCGGCAAGCCGGCCACGGTCGCCATCATCTCCGGCAACCAGGGCAATCCCGGCGGCGAGAACCGGCGCATGGGCGTCGTCCGCGGCTATGTCGAAGGCCAGCTTGCCGGCAGCGGCGTGGCCAAGCTGAACATCGTGGCCCAGGGATGGGGCGGCTGGACGTCCGAAGGCGGCGTGAGCGCCATGGAGGACATCATCACCGCCCATCCCGACGTCAACGTGGTGATCGGCGAGAACGACAGCATGGTTCTCGGCGCCCGCCGCGCCCTGGAGGCCGCCCACAAGCTGGACGGCGTGCTGCTGCTCGCGGCGGCCGACGGCCAGAAGGAAGCCCTCGCCCTGATCAAGGAAGGCAAGTACGGCGCCACCGGCCTCAACGACCCCGACCTGATCGGACGGACCGGCGTGGAGATCGGCATGAAGAGCGTCAAGGGCGAGCTTCCGGCCGAATTCCCCAAGCATTACCTGATCAAGCCGGAAGTTATCTCCAAGGAGAACGTCGACAGATATTACCGGCCCGACTCGGTGTTCTGA